A genomic stretch from Aedes albopictus strain Foshan chromosome 2, AalbF5, whole genome shotgun sequence includes:
- the LOC134286341 gene encoding CXXC-type zinc finger protein 1-like produces the protein MAKVGDDYQAHRSCTACDRPDSFDDMVACDSCQIWYHYSCAKVNAEVKNRKWYCSTCEPLMKGECGHVKEQTKDVQAIQSETGEVASNGKSKLAVPEKDTKRSGKSTAGSETSRRTKKTIGDKSVTSSVRARLTMEMQVLEEQQRIQEEVLAAEKEIKDLQLKHEQELKEKERAFEARKLADAREFLERKMSEELAYRKQQMATKRQSLEDKAKLVRQISQCGSSRAKCQALRTPGNA, from the coding sequence ATGGCAAAAGTAGGGGACGATTACCAGGCCCATAGGAGCTGTACCGCTTGTGATCGACCGGATTCATTTGATGATATGGTCGCGTGTGATTCGTGTCAGATTTGGTACCATTATTCATGCGCGAAAGTGAATGCCGAAGTCAAGAATCGGAAGTGGTACTGTTCAACCTGCGAACCCCTGATGAAAGGCGAATGTGGCCATGTTAAGGAGCAAACAAAAGACGTTCAGGCTATCCAATCCGAGACAGGTGAAGTAGCATCGAATGGGAAATCCAAGCTGGCGGTGCCTGAAAAGGACACCAAAagatctggtaagtcaacggctggGAGTGAGACGTCCAGAAGGACGAAGAAGACGATTGGCGATAAAAGTGTTACATCAAGTGTGCGTGCGCGATTGACGATGGAGATGCAGGTTTTAGAAGAACAACAGCGTATTCAGGAAGAAGTATTAGCAGCGGAGAAGGAGATCAAAGATTTGCAACTGAAGCACGAGCAAGAACTGAAGGAGAAGGAGAGGGCATTCGAAGCCAGGAAGCTTGCTGATGCGAGGGAATTTTTGGAGCGAAAGATGTCTGAAGAACTGGCGTATCGGAAGCAACAGATGGCTACCAAAAGACAATCCCTGGAAGATAAGGCCAAGCTGGTACGACAGATATCGCAGTGTGGCAGTAGTCGAGCGAAATGTCAAGCGTTGCGGACTCCAGGAAACGCGTAG